The DNA sequence CAGCAGGGACCCGAACCCCTTGTAGTGCCGCACTATGCAGGTTTTCGAAATGCAACGATCCAGACGAGCACATATAACAAACAAGCCAGCAAGCTTGCTTCGATAAGTAATGCTGTCTTTCTGGGCCCTGCTCTTTCCAACCCGTCTTCCCTCCGGAGCGCTGGGAAAGGCCTCCTGACGGGATATTTGAGGACTGAGTTCTATGGCTCATCAAGAATCATGGGCCGTCTTGCAGTCACCGCCGATTTCAGTGACGGTAGGGTCAAGACATTTGCAAGCAATTTTCGTCGGTTTGACACTGCCGACGATCCGAGCCCGAGCGGTGGCTGGAATAGCCGTGGCAGGGTTTTGGGGACTCTTTCCGGTAGCGGAACGATCACCACAACAGCATTTGCAAGCACTCTGGATGGCAGGATCAATGACGGTGTCAATGGTGACATAGACGTCGATGCCGATATGCAGGGCGAGGTTTTTGCTGGCCGTGGGAAGAAGTTGACGGTATACGGCACTAGTATTACAGGGACCTATACGATTGCGGCCTCGAACAACCTTCGAGGCAGCGGAACAGCATCAAGCCGCCAAACCGTCACCATCACCGACCCAGGTAGCACTACACCGACAGATATCAATGGTGATTTTTACCTCAGCGATGACAAAAACGGTCAAAGAATCGCTCTTCGCCTGAACCCGGGGGGTAGCGGTGTAACAATCAGACCGCTCAGACATCTCCGGGAAACCGATAATATGAACTTTATCGCTGCAGCTGCCGAAACCGGCCTTCTCGAAGCCCCGGATTCTCTCCCGGCGGGGAGCGGCACCTTGTCGGGATATGTCCGGGCTGACAATCTTTACAACAATCGTCGTCTCATCGGCAGTCTCACAATCAATGCCGATTTCGATGCCGGTACGGTCAGCGCACGGGCCCAGGATTTCTCAGACTTTCGCGGCAATAGGTTTCCCACTTCTTCTTTGGGGGACTCAGGGACGACCCTTACGGGTACCGGAACGATCACTGCGACCGAGATGACCAGCACCCTGAGCGGTACCCTTGCCCCGAGGGTTACTGTTTCCACTGAGCGTACCGGAGTCAGCGGGACAATTGCAGGGAAGGTGTACGATCACGAGGGGTCGTTGCTGGTACACGGAGACCTGACAGGAACCGTTACTGTGGGCCGGAACCCTGCCGCTGATATCGAAGGTGGAGCGTTTTACGCTGTCCAACAACCTGCCCCGACCCAGAACTGAAGACAGAATCAGGGTTTCAGGCGGCCACGCCGCCTGAAACCTTCTGTCTCTTCCCGACCGCCTCCCGAAAGGGCAGGTTGTTCCGTAATTCGCCGAAGATTCCCGGTTCGCCGGCAACCGCTGTGGTCATCGCCGTCACGCCCTCGCCATCTGTTCACCGCACATCTGTTCACCGCACATCTGCCAGACCCGCTTCCTCCTTGCAATTCCCCGGCCTTGGCATCACATAGGCTCCAGCAGGTTTCCGCCCCCCCCCCGCGAAACGCGGGAAACTGGCTGAAAGCTGGGCGCGGTGCCCCGTGCGTGCTGATCAGACCCAGGGCCTGCTGGCTATCGGCATTTTCATCCTTTTCGAACCGTGCGCAGGCCTGGCCTGGATATGTCCGGATGGCGTCGGTTGCGCGACAGGTTTGAGGAGTACTGGATGTCGAAAGAGGATCTGATCGAAGCGGAAGGCGTCGTCACCGAGGTGTTGCCCGACGCCCATTTCCGGGTGGAACTCGACAACGGCCATGAGGTCATGGCCTACACTTCCGGCCGCATGAGAAAGGCGCGCATCCGCGTGCTGACCGGCGACCGGGTCACCGTGGAAATGACACCCTACGATCTGACCAGGGCGCGGATCAACTTCCGCCACAAGGACGAGAACTCCGCACCACGGCCCGGCGGCACAGGCCGCCGTCCCCCGCGTGGCCGTCGCCGCTGACACCCGCGACAGCGTAAGGAGACAACTGAAAACAGGCACCGGCCGGACCGCGGGTCCGCTCGCCGGCGCTGACAGGATTCCATTCGATGACAACGACGATGACAACGATGTTTGCCGAACTCGGCCTCATCGCGCCGCTTTGCCGTGCGCTGGCCGACGAAGGTTATACCGAGCCCACGCCGATTCAGCGTCGGGCCATTCCCACGCTGCTTCAGGGCGGCGATCTCCTGGGCATTGCCCAGACCGGCACCGGCAAGACGGCGGCCTTCGCGCTGCCGGCTCTGCAGTGGCTGTCGGAGGCCGAAGGCCGGCCGGCGCCGAAGACGGCGTCCGTGCTGGTGCTGACGCCGACCCGCGAGCTCGCGATCCAGATCGACGAAAGCTTCCAGACCTATGGTCGCCACCTGAAACTCTCCTGCGTCACCATCTTCGGTGGCGTGAATCAGAACCCGCAGGTCAACAGGCTGCGCCAGGGCACCGATATCCTCGTTGCCACACCGGGCCGTCTGCTCGACCTGATGGCGCAGGGGCATATCCGGCCCGATGCCGTCGAGACCTTCGTGCTCGACGAAGCCGACCGCATGCTCGACATGGGGTTCATCCATGACGTGAAGCGGATCATCGCCAGGCTGCCGGAGGATCGGCAGACCGTGATGTTCTCGGCCACGATGCCCGGGGAGGTGTCGAAGCTCGCCGCCTCGATCCTCAGGAAGCACGAGCGGGTCGAAGTGACGCCGCAGGCAACCACGGTGGAGCGCATCGAACAGAGTGTTCTGTTCGTCGACAGGCGCGACAAGATCGAGTTGCTCCACGATCTCCTGACCGAGCCCGATGTGAACCGCGCGATCGTCTTCGCGCGCACCAGGCACGGCGCCAACAGGATCGTGCGCATCCTCGACAAGTTCGGCGTGTCAGCCGATGCGATTCACGGCAACAAGTCGCAATCCGCTCGGCAGCGTGCGCTCAAGGACTTCCGCGACGGCAAGGTCAACGCGCTGGTCGCGACCGACATCGCCGCCCGCGGTATCGACATCGACGATGTAAGCCACATCATCAACTTCGATCTGCCGAACGAGCCGGAGAGCTACGTCCACCGCATCGGACGCACGGCGCGCGCCGGTGCGCAAGGCAAGGCGCTGTCGTTCTGCAGTGGCGACGAGCTCGCCTGTTTGCGTGACATCGAGCGCACCACGCGCCGGCAGATCGCGGTCGATGCCGATCACAGGTTCCACGCCGAAGCGATCGCCCTGCTGCACGAGAGCGGCAACATCCCGAAGACGCCGAAGCAGAACCGGGGCCAGCGCGCGGGTGGTCAGCGTTCGGGCGGTCAACGCACTGACGGTCAGTGTCTGGCCGGCAAGCGATCGGGCCGCAAGCCCCGCAGCGGTGGCGGCAGGTCGCATCGCGGCAGGGGCGCGCAGCGCAAGGCGTCGTAGCGTCGGTCAGAGCATATCCCGTTCGGATTGAATCCATCTGAACGGGTGACGATGCTCCGGGTCTTCGGATGCAGAGCGGATTCACGCACTCGGTTGCACGCACTCGGTTGGAAGCCGGGGCCGACGGCAAGCGGTGCCGGGCGATGCGGTCGGAACGGATGGCGACGTCGCGGGCGGATATGTCACGGGCGGATATGTTGTGGGCGAGCATGTCGTGGGCGAACATGATGCGTCCCGGACGATGGCCTCAGCGCCCGATCATCCGGCTGCTGTACCAGAACGCGAAATTGGCGATGCTGGGCTCGAGCTCGCTGAAGCGGCCCTGACGTGCGGCGGGCGACGTCATGCCGGCCTGCTGTCGCTCCAGCATCTTGCGGTCTTCCTCAAGCGCATCGTCCATGCGTTCGTAGTAATGCGCCGCCCTGGTCTCGAAGCCGTCGCTCCCGACCGTCCCGGTCGGGAAGCAGACCGACATGGTGACCGCGCAGCGGTCGGCCGCGATCGGGCGGGCTTCGTAGACCCACATGGCCTCGCTGCCCGCCGCGAAGGTCATCGACGGGAAGGCCCAGGTGTAGCGCGTGCCCTGGCTGTTGCGGCCTTCGAGCCCCGGCATCGCGGGCAGGCTGTGCTCCTGCTCGTCGTCTTTAAGTCCGCCGGTGCCCTCGGTCAGGCCGAACTGGGTCGTGAAGGCACCCTCGACCGCGTCGGCCGCATCGGGCTCACCGTAGATGTCGCCGAATGTTCCGCCATGCACATAGGGCAGGTGGTAGTACTCGTTGAAGACCTCGAGGAAGAGCTTCCAGTTGCAGCCGACCTCGAGCTCGCGGCGCCGCGTGGTAATGAGTGCGCCGAGCGGCCAGGGGCTGTGCATGGCTTCGAAGTTGCCGAGCCAGACGTCGATGCCGGGTGTCGCTTCGCCAAGGCAGAGGAAGGCAAAGCCGGCGCGCTCCTCGACCCGGTAGGGCAGAAGACCATGCCCGGCGTTGTCGAAATCCGTGGCGTGTCTCATGCGCGGTGCGCCACGCAGCGCGCCGTCGAGACCGTAGGTCCATGCGTGAAACGGACAGGTGATGCGTGCGGCGTTGCCGCAGCCTTCGAGCAGCTTCGTGCCGCGATGGCGGCAGGTGTTGGCGAAGGCGCGCAGGGTGCTCTCCCTGTCGCGCAACACGACGACCGGAACGCCGCCGACCTCCAGCGCCTGGTAGTCGCCGGGCACCTGCCAGCGGTCGGCGCGGCCGATCCCGACCCAGCTCTTGCGGAAGATCGCCGACTGCTCGGCAGTCAGGACCTCGGCGTCGACGTAACACGACGGCGGCAGGGTCGGTGAGGCCGGGAACGGCGGTGCGACGCGGCCGAGGTCATCGAGAAGCGTTTGCGCGAGAGCGGACATGGCACACCTTGCTGATTTCGCCGCACCCTGCCCGATCAGGGACGTCGGACGCAATTGTCTCCTTGCGCCACACCCCGCCTTCGGATTGAGTGCGCCGCACCAGACCGGACCTGCCAGTCATGAAGATCGCCGACGTCACCACCTTTGTGGTGGGCAACCCGCCGCCGCACTTCGGCGGCAACTACTTCGTCTTTGTCAAGCTCACCACCGACAACGGTATCGTCGGCTATGGCGAGGTCTACACCGCGACCTTCTCGCCCCATGTCGTGGCTGCCATGACCGAGGACATCGCCCGGCGCCATGTGATCGGCATGGACCCGTTCCACATCGAAACAATGTGGCGGCGCATGTACGGGTCCGGCTTCAGCCTGCGTCCCGAACTGTCGCTGGTGGCCGTCATGTCGGGTCTGGAAATGGCGTGCTGGGACATCGT is a window from the Rhodospirillales bacterium genome containing:
- the infA gene encoding translation initiation factor IF-1, yielding MSKEDLIEAEGVVTEVLPDAHFRVELDNGHEVMAYTSGRMRKARIRVLTGDRVTVEMTPYDLTRARINFRHKDENSAPRPGGTGRRPPRGRRR
- a CDS encoding aromatic ring-hydroxylating dioxygenase subunit alpha — its product is MSALAQTLLDDLGRVAPPFPASPTLPPSCYVDAEVLTAEQSAIFRKSWVGIGRADRWQVPGDYQALEVGGVPVVVLRDRESTLRAFANTCRHRGTKLLEGCGNAARITCPFHAWTYGLDGALRGAPRMRHATDFDNAGHGLLPYRVEERAGFAFLCLGEATPGIDVWLGNFEAMHSPWPLGALITTRRRELEVGCNWKLFLEVFNEYYHLPYVHGGTFGDIYGEPDAADAVEGAFTTQFGLTEGTGGLKDDEQEHSLPAMPGLEGRNSQGTRYTWAFPSMTFAAGSEAMWVYEARPIAADRCAVTMSVCFPTGTVGSDGFETRAAHYYERMDDALEEDRKMLERQQAGMTSPAARQGRFSELEPSIANFAFWYSSRMIGR
- a CDS encoding DEAD/DEAH box helicase, with the translated sequence MTTTMTTMFAELGLIAPLCRALADEGYTEPTPIQRRAIPTLLQGGDLLGIAQTGTGKTAAFALPALQWLSEAEGRPAPKTASVLVLTPTRELAIQIDESFQTYGRHLKLSCVTIFGGVNQNPQVNRLRQGTDILVATPGRLLDLMAQGHIRPDAVETFVLDEADRMLDMGFIHDVKRIIARLPEDRQTVMFSATMPGEVSKLAASILRKHERVEVTPQATTVERIEQSVLFVDRRDKIELLHDLLTEPDVNRAIVFARTRHGANRIVRILDKFGVSADAIHGNKSQSARQRALKDFRDGKVNALVATDIAARGIDIDDVSHIINFDLPNEPESYVHRIGRTARAGAQGKALSFCSGDELACLRDIERTTRRQIAVDADHRFHAEAIALLHESGNIPKTPKQNRGQRAGGQRSGGQRTDGQCLAGKRSGRKPRSGGGRSHRGRGAQRKAS